TCGAACGCAGCCGTCCCAAAGCCGTCCCGTTCAGACTGCGCCGCAGAAGGCGGACAAGGACGATCAGCCCGCCGCCGTGGGCGACGTCGTCGTCAGCGCCCGCGCCAATGACGTGCGGACTTCGATCGACTCCATCAGCTATAGTCTGGCCGACGATCTTCAGGCGGCGACCGGCACCTTGGCCGAGGCCCTGCGCAATGTGCCCTCGGTCGATGTCGATCCTCAGGGCAACGTCTCCCTGCGCGGCGATAGCAATGTCACCCTGCTGGTGGACGGCCGCCCCTCGGCCATCCTGTCGGGACCGAACCGCGCCGATGCGGTGCTGCAACTGCCGGCCGATCGCTACGCCCGGATCGAGGTGATGACCAATCCGTCCGCCGCCTACAGCCCCGAGGGCTCGGGCGGGGTCATCAATCTGATCACCAAGCCGGTTCCGGCGGCGGTCGCCGCCGCCGCCGCCGCTGGGACGCCGGGCGCCGCTGTCACCACCGGCTCGCTGCGCGCCAATGTGGGCGATCATGGACGCTGGAACGTCGGGGCCAGCGGCTCGCGCCAGCAGGGCAAGCTGACCCTGACTGGCGATCTCAGCTATCGTCACGACGAGCAGAGCCTGTACTTCGACCGCCTGCGCGAACAGCTTAACCCGTCCGGCGCGGTGGTCAGCACGACGACCACCGCCCAAAATATTGAATCGACCCAGGACGGCGTCTTCGGCCGCGTCGCCGCCGAATACCGGCTGACGGAAAAAACCATGCTGACCGGCGAGGCGCGCGCCAATCGCTTCGACATCGACAGCGATGTGCGCGGCCTGTTTGAGACGCGCGACGCCTCGGGCGCCCTGACGCGCGCCTATAGCCGCGACGGCTCGGGCGGCTTCGCCATGAAGGGCTGGGGCGTCACCGGACGGGTTCTGCATCAGTTCGATACGTCCGGGCACGAATGGTCGAACGAGCTGCGCTATGATCGCAACGATCAGGAGAACGACTCCCTGGCCGCCAACGTCTTCCGCCTCCCGATGCAGCCGACGGTGTATGAGGCCCAGCGCGGCCTGAACGCCCAGGAGACGATCGGCTTCACCAGCGCCTACACCCGGCCGATGGGCGAGGGCGCCAAGTTGCGCGCGGGCTATGAGCTGAACCTCACCCGGCCGGATCAGGATAATGAGGTTCGGCGGGGACCCGCCGAGAACGCCCTGGCGCTCGTGCCCTCGCTCAGCAACCGGTTCGAGGCCGAGCAGACGGTCCACGCGCTTTACGCCACCTATGAGCGCCCCTTCGGTCAGAAGCTGTCCGGCCAGTTCGGCTTGCGGCTGGAACAGGCCGACATCGAGGTCGAGGACGTCACCAACGCCGTGCGCGCGTCTCAGGACTATTTCCGCGCCTATCCGACCTTCCACCTGCAGTATCAGCTGACCGAGACCCAGACTCTGCGCGGCAGCTATTCGCGGCGCATCCAGCGGCCCCAGCCGTCGCAGCTGAATCCGTTTGTGGTCTATGGCGACCCGCTGAACCTGCGCTCGGGCAACCCGGACCTGGAGCCGCAGGAGACCGATAGCTTCGAGGCCATGTGGCAGATGCGGCGGGGTCAGAGCTTCTATCAGGCCACCGCCTATTTCCGCGACACGACCAAGGCCTTTACCGAGGTGGCGACCGACGTGGGCGGCGGGCT
Above is a window of Brevundimonas naejangsanensis DNA encoding:
- a CDS encoding TonB-dependent receptor domain-containing protein gives rise to the protein MTKYKFAPLLGVVLALPAAGVLAQTPSPRTQPSQSRPVQTAPQKADKDDQPAAVGDVVVSARANDVRTSIDSISYSLADDLQAATGTLAEALRNVPSVDVDPQGNVSLRGDSNVTLLVDGRPSAILSGPNRADAVLQLPADRYARIEVMTNPSAAYSPEGSGGVINLITKPVPAAVAAAAAAGTPGAAVTTGSLRANVGDHGRWNVGASGSRQQGKLTLTGDLSYRHDEQSLYFDRLREQLNPSGAVVSTTTTAQNIESTQDGVFGRVAAEYRLTEKTMLTGEARANRFDIDSDVRGLFETRDASGALTRAYSRDGSGGFAMKGWGVTGRVLHQFDTSGHEWSNELRYDRNDQENDSLAANVFRLPMQPTVYEAQRGLNAQETIGFTSAYTRPMGEGAKLRAGYELNLTRPDQDNEVRRGPAENALALVPSLSNRFEAEQTVHALYATYERPFGQKLSGQFGLRLEQADIEVEDVTNAVRASQDYFRAYPTFHLQYQLTETQTLRGSYSRRIQRPQPSQLNPFVVYGDPLNLRSGNPDLEPQETDSFEAMWQMRRGQSFYQATAYFRDTTKAFTEVATDVGGGLLLTRPENLGARRDLGIELTASGRLHPTLRYNASVNAFRQEIDAAGIPGGRDREGEMVTGRLSLNWQATPKDFVQLMGFWQGDQLLAQGKRESGGMLNFGYRRKLNDTLSLQFTARDLLNSFGGATTYDTPQFRERLDQDLNLRAFYLGLSWSFGGPRRQPEQFDFSTGPTGG